The following coding sequences are from one Schizosaccharomyces osmophilus chromosome 1, complete sequence window:
- the cdc123 gene encoding translation initiation factor eIF2 assembly protein has protein sequence MATPVTKQHILNCQFSNWYSLFRTLTPKAKVIKPIPTSILKYLDEDGIYLKNVSNTIEDVTDRENEEGREEEEEDTQVSSYYPDKSTIQLIERVISDLDGAVVPKLNWSSPKDAVWIMPTGSMKCTSAEDVLLILKSSDFVTHDLDYAFDDCIEEDNQEADSTSQRFPSDFSHELILKEWFPIHPSTEFRCFVKGKNLIAVCQRDDNYYDFLEHEMKEILPVLRDLTSKLSEFPDPNFVFDTYVQQNRAWLIDINPFFARTDGLLFSWEELYAMDYEKNSPEIRLIPKGAMPSSGGANFYTNRVPFDLVAASQGENLLEFAEKMQSLTSESTKDEV, from the exons ATGGCCACACCAGTTACAAAACAACACATTTTAAATTGTCAATTCTCAAATTGGTATTCGCTGTTTCGTACTTTGACGCCTAAAGCAAAAGTCATAAAGCCAATTCCCACCTCTATACTAAAATACCTTGATGAAGATggtatttatttaaaaaatgtttcaaaTACAATTGAAGATGTAACAGATCGAGAGAATGAGGAAGGGagggaagaagaagaagaagatacACAAGTTTCTTCTTACTATCCGGACAAATCGACCATACAACTCATAGAAAGGGTTATTTCCGACCTCGATGGAGCCGTGGTACCCAAGCTGAATTGGTCAAGCCCCAAAGATGCTGTATGGATTATGCCTACGGGAAGTATGAAATGCACTTCTGCAGAAGATGTCCTTTTAATATTAAAATCATCAGACTTTGTAACTCATGACCTTGATTATGCCTTTGATGATTGTATAGAAGAAGATAACCAAGAAGCCGATTCCACAAGCCAACGGTTTCCTTCTGATTTCAGTCACGAActaattttaaaagaatggtttCCCATTCACCCGTCAACAGAATTCCGCTGTTTtgtaaaaggaaaaaatcTTATTGCTGTATGTCAACGAGACGACAATTATTATGACTTTCTAGAACACGAGATGAAGGAAATTTTGCCTGTTCTGCGGGATTTAACATCTAAGCTTTCGGAGTTTCCGGACCCTAACT TTGTTTTCGACACTTACGTCCAACAAAATCGTGCTTGGCTAATTGACATCAATCCATTTTTTGCTAGGACAGATGGTTTGCTCTTCTCATGGGAAGAATTATATGCAATGgattatgaaaaaaatagtcCAGAGATCAGATTAATTCCTAAAGGCGCCATGCCTTCTTCTGGGGGTGCCAACTTTTACACCAATCGTGTTCCATTTGACCTAGTTGCTGCCAGTCAAGGAGAAAATTTACTAGAGTTTGCAGAAAAGATGCAAAGTTTAACTTCAGAAAGTACCAAAGATGAGGTATGA